The following nucleotide sequence is from Burkholderia gladioli.
TGGTAGATCAGGTGCTGGACGTTGTAGCGCTTGCCGGTCGACAGCACGCCCGCCTGCTGGCACCAGGGATCGTTGTTGCGGACGTCCTCGGGCACCAGCTCCAGCACGCGGCGCAGCACGTTGCGGAAGCGCTGCTCGCGCTGCAGCGTGTCGGTGACGAAACGCGTCCGGCTCGAATACTGCACGTCCTTGGTTCGCTCCGAGACATCGGCCAGCGTGGCCGGCAGCGGCCCGCGCGCATTCCAGAGATCGACCTGGAACGCGAGCGTGTCGCGGCGCGGCGAGGCGCGCAGCACTTCCATCAGCGGCGTGTTCGACACCACGCCGCCATCCCAGTAGAACTGGCCGTCGATCTCGACGGGCGGGAAGGCGGGCGGCAGCGCGCCCGAGGCCATGAAGTGCTCGGGGTGCAGCGTGATCTTGGTGTTGTCGAAGTAGGTGAAGTTGCCGGTGGCGACGTTCACCGCGCCGACGGACACGCGGATCTCGCCCGAGTTGATGCGATCGAAATCGCAGAACTCGAGCAGCGTCTTGCGCAGCGGCGAGGTGTCGTAATAGCTGACACGCTCGGTTTCCTCGCGCACGCCGGGTAGCGGCGGCGGGAAGCGAGGCACGAAGAAGCCGCGCTGCCCCTGCAGGATCGCGCTGGCCGCCTGCGAGGCGGTGAAGGCCTGGCGCACCGATTCGATGCTGTTGAACAGCGCGAACTCGATCGCGGTCGGCAGCGCCGGGAAGAACGCGGGCTGGCAGATCGTGTTCCAGAATTCGCGCAGCCGCTCGACGCGATGCTCGGGCGCATTGCCGGCGATCAGCGCGGTGTTCAGCGCGCCGATCGAGATGCCGGCGATCCAGTTCAGCGGAACGCCGGCCTCGTGCAGCCCTTCGAACACGCCCGCCTGATACGAGCCGAGCGCGCCGCCACCTTGCAGCACGAGCGCGATCGTTTCGTACGGCAGCCCGCGCGCGGCCGGCGCGCCGGCCTCGGCTTGCAGGTCGGGGTCGCTCGCCTGTTTCTCGGTACGGGCGTGCGGCTTCATTGCATGAACCAGCCGTGGCTGACGATGAAGGACTGGCCCGTGAGCGCGGCGCTCGGGAAGGCCGACAGGAACAGCACCGTCTTGGCGACGTCTTCCACCGTGGTGAACACGCCGTCGACGGTGTTGCCCAGCATCACGTGCTTGATCACTTCCTCTTCGCTGATGCCGAGTTCCTTGGCCTGCTCGGGGATCTGCTTGTCGACCAGCGGCGTGCGCACGAAGCCCGGGCAGACCACATGCGAGCGCACGTTGTGCTTCGCGCCTTCCTTGGCCAGCACGCGCGCCAGGCCCAGCAGGCCGTGCTTGGCCGTCACGTAAGCCGACTTCAGCGGCGAGGCCTCGTGCGAGTGCACCGAGCCCATGTAGATCACCACGCCACCGCGATCGTCCTTGTACATGTGCTTGAGCGCGGCCTTGGTGGTCAGGAAGGCGCCGTCGACGTGGATCGCCTGCATCTTCTTCCAGTCCGAGAACGAGTAGTTCTCGATCGGATTGACGATCTGGATGCCCGCGTTCGAGACCAGGATGTCGACCGAGCCGAACTCGGCGGCGACCTTGTCGATGCCGGCATTGACGGCGTCCTCGTTGGTGACGTCCATCGCCACGCCGATCGCCTTGCCGCCGGCCGTCTTGATCTGCTCGGCCACGGCGTTCGCGCCGTCCTGGTTCAGGTCGGCGATCGCCACGGCGGCGCCCGCCTTGGCCAGTTCCAGCGCGATTTCCTTGCCGATGCCGCTCGCGGCGCCGGTGACGACAGCGGTCTTGCCAGTCAGATTGCTCATGATCGATTTCCCGTGTTGTTGGTGGATGCGTTCAGGTGAGGCGAGGTCTTACTTCGCGAGGTAATCGTAGACGACTTCGCCGAGGCCGAGCGTGAGGTCGGCCATCAGGTGGCGCGCCTCGACGATCTCGAGCACCGGCAGGTCGGCCACCGGCGCCAGCGCGTGCGGCGCCAGGTGCAGCGAGGCCGGGCCGGTCCAGGCGCCTTTCATCTTGATGTCCTGCAGGTAGTAGCGCACCAGCTCGCAGATGCGCGGGCTGCCGTCGACGTGCGGAATGATCTTCAGCAGGTAGTTCGCGCCGGCCAGGCGCTGCTGCTGCTCGACCAGGTCGAGGTCCTTGTGCTTGTAGCCCATGGTGCCGGTGGCCACGCGCACCGGGCCGTAGTCGAGCGTGCCCAGCAGCGTGTCGGTATGCGTTTCGAGCGTCGGCTGCGCGAGCTTCTTCGGGAAGCCCCACAGCTCGCGACCGCCGGCGATCGGCGGGTGGTCGTTGAGGTACATGGCGAGCGTGTAGCCGCCCGGCTGGCCTTCGAATTCGACCGGAATCACCTGCCCGCTTTCCGTGTAGTCGCCGAAGCCGGTGGAGTCCGGCATGCGGATGAACTCGTAGTGGACCAGCGGCTGGGTGACCTTCAGCGGCTCCGGCACGATCTCGCGCAAGCGGTCCATGTCGGTGCGGTACGTGATGATCAGGAACTCACGATTGATGAAGCGGTACGGTCCCATCGGAAACGCGGGACTCGTGAGCGGCATCGCGAACGCATTCGACAGGACTTGACTCGGGTTCATGCGGACTCCTTGTTGATCGCTGCTGAGGGAAGAGTGCCGATATCCTAATGCTGTTGCAGATCGATTGTGCGCTGCCGCAAGCGGAAGAGTTTATTGCTTAATTCGTAGCCTGAACTTCAGAAATCGTGAAATCGATGCGTGAAATCGACCTAATGACGGCGGCGAATCCGCATCTTCCCGCGCGCCGATGACGCCCGTGTGAGCATCCTGGGTGAGTCTTTTCGGGATTCAGGGTGAGAGAATACGGGATCGCGCCGCGGCTTGCATCGAAGATCGCATCGATACCGGCATTGAACTTTTGCGCCGCACCACCATCAAAGTGCCGCGCTGCAGCAAGGCGTTTCAATCCGCTTTCATCGGCGGTCCCGACGTCAATCCTTCGTAATGTCGGCGCTGCGCGATCCCTGCCGATCGCGCCTCGTCCTGCTCGTCCCCGATGCTCAATCTCAATCTCGCCGCGTTCGCGGCGCTCAATGCCGGCTCCCATCCCCAACCCGCGGTTGCCAATCTGGCGATATTCGCCGCGGTCTGGTTGGTATTCATCGTGCCGGCGCTGTTGCTGGCGGTCTGGCTCGCCGGTACGCGGCCGGTGCGCCGGCAGGCCATCGCGGCAGGGCTGGCCGCCTGCGTCGCGCTGCTGCTCGCGCAACTCATCTCCAGCGTCTGGTACTCGCCGCGGCCGTTCGCGATCGGCCTCGGTACGCAGCTGATCCCGCATGCGGCGGACGGCTCGTTCCCCAGCAATCACATGACCTTCGTCTGGAGCGTGGCGAGCGCGCTGTGGCTGTCGCGCAGCACGCGCGCGCTCGGCATCGCGATGGCGATCGACGCGCTGCTGGTGGCCTGGGGACGTGTCTATGCGGGCGTGCACTGGCCGCTCGACATGCTCGGCGGGGTGTTCACGGGCACCGCCGGCGCGCTGCTGGTGCGTTGCTACGGCGGCATGCTGGTGGCACGCCTCGAACGCATCGGCGAGACGCTGAGGATGGTGGTATTGGGGAATCTGCGCGGCCGCTAGGCCGCGCGAGGCGATCGATCGTCAGCCTGGGGACTTGCCGGCCGTGGCGTCGGGCGCGACGTCGGGCGAGGCGCCCGTGCCGCCATGCAGTTCGAGCGTATCGGTGGCGCCGCGTTGCGAGACTTCGCGGTCGATCGCGCTGTCGCGCAGGATCGCGCACATCGCGACGAACAGCGCGACCGCGATGGCCGCGAGCGAGCAGTAGGCGACGATCCGGAGCGATCGGGCGAGCGTGGCGTGCGTATTGTGGTCGGCGTTCATGGTCGTGCGCTGAAACGATGAGCGCGTGTCCATGGGACGGACCGCGCGTGGTCTCCCGCATCGTCGCGACCGTATTGCGCCGCATCGCGACGGTCGAGCCGGCCGTCTCGCGCGGGCATTCGCTGCTTGCCCGCCGCCGGACCGGCGAATGGCCCGCCGGGCGCCAGGCGCCCCGCAGGCCATTCAGTCGGATATATACCACGCGCGATGGCACTGCCAAGCGCGGACGCAAGCCCGCAAGCGCTTCGCTTATCGAAAGTTGACAAGCTTTCCGCGTTGACAGCGAGCGGCGCCGCTTCGATCGGCGCCTTCCGCCGGTCAATCGTCGAGCGATTCGTGCACGCCTTCGGCGCCACGTTTCCAGTAGGCCGAGGCGCGGATGCGCGACTTATGGACGCCGCGCGTGTCGCACAGATGCCGGCGCACCGCGCGCATCGCCGCCGCCTCGCCGGCCGCCCAGACATAACCGTCGCCATTCGGCAGCGGCAGCTCGCTCAGGGCCTCGACGAACTGCGCGCCCGCTTCGGCACCGGCGGCAGCCGGGTCGTCGCGATATCGCCAGATCGTGTAGACCTCGGCTCGCGACTCGAACTCGATGTGCGCCGAGGCATCGGCGACTTCCACCACCACCGCCGCGCGCGTGCCGGTCGGCAGTTCGCCCAGGCGGCGCGCGATGGCGGGCAGCGCCGTATCGTCGCCGATCAGCAGGTGCCAGTCGAAGTCGGTCGGGACCACGAAGGATCCGCGCGGGCCGCCGATCGCCAGCGTCTGGCCCACGGCGGCCTGCTCGGCCCACTGCGAGGCCGGGCCAGGGTGGTGCAGCACGAACTCGAGGTCGAGCTCGCGTGCCTCGCGATCGTAACGGCGCGGTGTGAAATCGCGCATGATCGGCCTGGGCGCGCCTTCCGGCAGTTCGAGCCCGTTCGGGCCCAGCACCGGTTTGGGCGCTTCGGTTTCGCCGGGCGCGGGGAAGAACACCTTCACGTGGTCGTCGAACGAGGCGCTGACGAAGTCGTCGAGATCCTCGCCCGTGAGCGTCACGCGCAGCAGATGGGGCGTCACGCGCGTGATGCGGCTGACGGTCAGTTCGCGGCGTTTCAGCGTATGGCGCACGCGCGTCACGGCGCGTTCAGTCGGATTCTGCATCAATCGATTCTCCGGGTTGGGTGGGCGCGCTTCAGGCGTCGGGCGCGGCGTTCGGCGCGGCTTCGGGCTTGCCTTCGATCTCGGCCGTCGTGCGGCGCAGGATCGCGGCGATGCGGCGCTGCTCGTCCGGGCTGACCGCGCTCTTGCGGAACAGCAGGTGTTTCAGCGCCAGGCGTGCCTCGACGTACTCGGGCAGCCAGCCGCCTTCCGGCGTGTCCTCGCCGGCTTCGCCCTGGCCCTGGCCCGCGAAGGCGCGGCGCATGAATTCCATCTTGCGGCCGAGGTGCTCGAGCTTCGCGAACAGCAGTTCGACACGCTCGCGCTGGGCTTCGAGATGCTCGCGGCCGGCTTCGGCGAGCGCGTAGCGCTTGCGGTTGCCATCGACCTCGACGGTCACGTAGCCGACTTCTTCCAGGTAGGTCAGCGCCGGGTAGACCATGCCGGGGCTCGGCACGTAGAAGCCTTGCGAGCGCGTGTCGAGCGCCTTGATCAGCTCGTAGCCGTGACTCGGCTGGGCGGCCAGCAGCGAGAGCAGCATCAGTTGCAGGTCGTCGGAATTGAACTGGCGGCCACGCGGCATGCGCGGATCGTCGAAGCCGAAACCGCCGGGTCCGCCCGGGCCGCCGAAGCCTTCCGGAAAGCCGCCGAAGCCGTGGCGGCCGCCGCCGCGCCGGCCGCCGGCCATGGCCCACAACCTGGCTAGACCGCCGTGACGGCGAAAATCGCCATGCTCATGGCCGCGCGCGTGGCGCTCGGCATCCGGGTCGCAGCTCGGGCCTTGCCACCAGCCGCCTTCGAAGCCGTCGCGGAAACGGCCGTGATGATGGGAACGACGCATCGTGTTCTCCTTCGTACATGTCTAAAGATGTATCGAAAGATATATATCGAAAGATATGTCGTCAAGAAGGAAATTGAGGGGAGGATCGAGGGCGCGGGCGAGCTGGTGGCGATCCGTAACCTAGCAGCGGGCCAGGTCGGCAGCGCCAGCTCCAGACGTCATCAACGGCGCGTAGTGGCGTGGCACGGCTCGGAGTTTTGCCGATGACGCGATCTCGGCACCGGCCTACCAGCTCGGCGGTGCGGTGCTGCATAACGTGGGCGACACGCTGCGTAATCTCGACTGCCGCACCATCGAAAATTCCAACGAGCTCCCGACTTCCGTGTACGGCTTGCCTGATCAAGGAGGCGGCATCTCCCTGGCCGTGGCCTACGACGATACGACGACGTGGCAGTCGATTGGACTGGCAGGCCAAACGGTAGGCGCCTGACTAACCTAGCCGCCGACGCGGTGCGATCGGACAGCACAAATGCCGTGACAGCAGGCTACACGCGGTGGTTGCCTCTGGCTCATGTAGATCCGTGATATGGGCGGCCCGGCGTGGCCAGCCCGCGCTGGCGGCAGCAGCGGATTTCGGGAGGCGACGCGAGCGGCACCGATAATCCGTCCGCCAGTGTGAAGCCCCGATGCGAGGCGAGGCCCACACCACGTCGCCCTGTCCCAGGTGGTGCTCGCCCGATCGGGCGGCCGTGCCGGACCATCAATGCGAGGTCGAGTTCGGTCCATCCCCTTAGACACTGTCAACTACATCCTCCCTTGGTTCGGGGGCAAGCGTCCCCTCCTCGAGAATCCGTACGGCAACGTACCGACATACTGTCCCAGCCGCGCGCATTGTGATGCAGACAGCTTGCGAGGAAGGCGTGCCTTAATGAGCGATAACTGGAATGTGTCTGAGTCGGGGCCCAATCTCTGCTCTCTCAGACAGAACGTAGAGCCGTCACTACAAGGCGGATGTCGAAGCCGGCGGCTCTTCAAAGATGCGACTGGAAGTTGCGATGGCTTCTATCCTGCCTGACCTAGATCGATGCAACGAAAATCCGACGATCAGTGCCATCCCGATCACGATGCCCCACATTGCGCTTGTCATTTTCTATCCTCGGACCACGAACTGAAGTTACTTGTCGCATTCCTCACGAGCGCTGACACTCTGTTCGCGGATGCGGTGAATGCCGGAATGCACAGCAAATAGTGCCGATATTGTGCTTTCGTCGGTGCGGAAAATCTGTACGTTGCCGCACCGTGCATCGTCTATCTGCCGATGAGTAGCGCGTCAGCCAGGGCATAAGCCGGAAGGCGCGGCCTCGCGCCCTCAGGGTGCTGGATTGGGCTCCATGACAGGCTTGAGCTTTCGTGCGACGTTGGGAAAATGACGGCGAGACTGTCAACGAAACAAGGCTTGCCACGAAAGGATAGGAAAAGTGACAGTAGCTTTGCCCACGCTCGCTATGGATGGATGCGCCACTCGACTAGTGTAGGCGTGGATCACTGCATCCTTCACGTTCAGATGGAGGTAACCGCCGTCAAATGCGAAACGCTGATCGTAACCGTCACGTGATCGAATAGGCGTGGTATACGCTACGTCGCAAGATGCATCACGACAGACTCTGTGAGAGTTCCCTAGAAGGAGGTAATCATGAGCAAAGCCCACAATGCCAAAAAATCGGAGAAAAAAGTGGCGATTAGAACACCGAAGGAAAAGAGGGATGCGAGGAAACTGAAGAAGGAGGCTTCAAAGCGCCAGTGACACAGCGCTGCCAGATTCGGTGTTGACGGAGCAGTAGGGCAATGAAGAGAGCGGATTTTCGCTGGAGGGGATCATCGAGGCTGCGCTTGCGGCCACGCTCGGTGCATTTGGGACCCTTAACCGAAGCACACAATCGCGGCGAGCGTTCGCGCGTGCGATCAGAGTTGGTTGACGGATCTGGTCGCGGCTGACTTGCGATAGGGCCCATGGTCCTTGCAAGCTAAATCCGAAGCAGCCGAAACACGAAGAAATGGCCTTGAGGCCAGAGGTAGGGAAATGAGGTGTGTAGCGCTCGGGCAATGGCTGAATGAACAGGCACAGCCATATGCGATCGTCCTGATCTTGGGGAGACAGCGTCGCGAGGGTGTCGCCGCACTTTCGGCACCTGTTGCCAGGTGCCGGTTCTTCAACCCTTACAGCGGCTTGATGTTAGCTGCTTGCATGCCCTTCGGGCCGCGCTTCGTCTCGAAGCTGACTTTCTGATTTTCAGCGAGTGTCTTGAAGCCGTCGCCGCTCACTTCCGAGAAGTGCGCGAACAGATCGTCGCCGCCGTTGTCCGGCGTGATGAAGCCAAAACCCTTGCTGTCATTGAACCACTTGACGATACCGGTATCCATGAAAAATCCTTGAGAAAAATAAAAAGATTCGCCCTGTAGATGGGCATGTGAAGCATCAAGGAGGGAGAGGACAACGAATACCGCCTGAAAAGCGGACAATTGATGAACAGCACTCGAACTTCTTGAACTTCAGTGGACACGGTATCTGTTGGGTGCCGTCGCGGTCAATGCCAATCTTGTAACTGTTTCGCCAGGCGGACCGTCCTGCCGACGAAGCGATGCAACACGGCTTGGCTGCGCACCGACCCCATCAGATCAGTGGCGTGGTCCTGAACGGCGGTGTCGCCAAGGCGATGCCTGCCAACTATGGAAGCGTGCCATAGCCCACATGGCGAGGACCATTGTCGGCTGGCGGTGACTGACTATCCCCGTGTCGACAGCACGGCCGCCACGACTATTCCCGATCGCAATGCACCTCGAAATGAGTCAGCACGGCTGGCCCGAATGCATTGCTGATCGCGACATCCACCGCATCGCGGCCGTAAGCCATCAGTACGCGCCCGATACGTGGCGCATTGTTTCTCGGGTCGAAGGTCTGCCAACTGTCTCCCACGTAGGCTTCGAACCAGCCTGCGAAATCCATCGGCGCCGTTGCGGGCGGCAAGCCCACGTCACTGATATAGCCGGTACAGTAGCGCGCGGGGATATTCATGGCACGGCACAACGCGACGCCCAGGTGCGCGAAGTCCCGGCAGACACCCTTGCGTTCGCGGTACGCTTCCCAGGCAGTCTTGGTGGGGCGTGCGTGCCCGTAATCGAATTCGATATGCTGATGCACGAAATCGCAGATCGCCAGCACGGTCTCGCGCCCGGGCGCGCAATGGCCGAACAACTGCCACGCGGTGTCGACCAGGAGATCCGTTTCGCAGTACCGGCTTCCCAAGAGAAAAATCAGCGTCTCGTCGGGCAATTGCTCGACTGGATGGCCTCGACCGCCGGCGGGCCGGGTTTCCATGACATCGGGTACGTTGATGATGGCGGTCGTATGAAACTTGACGCGTCCGATGGGGGCAACGGTGCGACTGCACAGGTTGCCAAACGAATCGCGATACTGGCTGATCGGCAGTGGCGGATCGGTGACGAGTATGTCTGCCACCACGATATCCCGCGCATGGGAAAAATGTGTGTGCAGCATCAGCATCATCGGCGTGGGCTGTGGGCACTCGTATGACAGTTCATATCCGACGCGCAGCTTCATGAAGTCTCCTTAACCAGGTTGATCGTGGGCCGCGCCTCGCTGTTTGGCGGCGCGCGCTCGGACATGATCGGCGGAGCGGTAGGGGGAGCGAGGAAACGAAGAAAGGGAGTCAGTCGGTCGGGCCCAGTAGGACATCGATGGCGGCCTGGCCCGCGATTTCGGCGACCAGAAAGGCCCAGCGTTCGGTAAAGGGGCCGTGACGCAGCGGGATGCGACCTCCCCGTGCGCCCAGCACTTCGAGATTCGTACGGCTTTTTACCTGGAAGGTCACGTCAAAGGTTTCCGGTGTGGCTGGGGTCAATTCGACGTGGATCTCGAAGCCGCGATACGCGATGACCCGATTCATGACATGCCTCCTCGTGAGTTTCGCAGACTAACACGGGCCGCCCGGAGCGGTTCGTCCCGCCCGGCGTCGCGTCTCGATGGTCGTGACCCTCGGCTTGCCGGCACGCTTGCGCGCTATACCGGCTCGAACGATGGTGCACTATCGTACCGACTTGGAGA
It contains:
- a CDS encoding patatin-like phospholipase family protein encodes the protein MKPHARTEKQASDPDLQAEAGAPAARGLPYETIALVLQGGGALGSYQAGVFEGLHEAGVPLNWIAGISIGALNTALIAGNAPEHRVERLREFWNTICQPAFFPALPTAIEFALFNSIESVRQAFTASQAASAILQGQRGFFVPRFPPPLPGVREETERVSYYDTSPLRKTLLEFCDFDRINSGEIRVSVGAVNVATGNFTYFDNTKITLHPEHFMASGALPPAFPPVEIDGQFYWDGGVVSNTPLMEVLRASPRRDTLAFQVDLWNARGPLPATLADVSERTKDVQYSSRTRFVTDTLQREQRFRNVLRRVLELVPEDVRNNDPWCQQAGVLSTGKRYNVQHLIYQQKSYEHDYKDYQFGLSTMRDHWAAGLTDIRNTLAVKDALALPTNDSGFVTHDIHRPR
- a CDS encoding 3-hydroxybutyrate dehydrogenase, yielding MSNLTGKTAVVTGAASGIGKEIALELAKAGAAVAIADLNQDGANAVAEQIKTAGGKAIGVAMDVTNEDAVNAGIDKVAAEFGSVDILVSNAGIQIVNPIENYSFSDWKKMQAIHVDGAFLTTKAALKHMYKDDRGGVVIYMGSVHSHEASPLKSAYVTAKHGLLGLARVLAKEGAKHNVRSHVVCPGFVRTPLVDKQIPEQAKELGISEEEVIKHVMLGNTVDGVFTTVEDVAKTVLFLSAFPSAALTGQSFIVSHGWFMQ
- a CDS encoding acetoacetate decarboxylase is translated as MNPSQVLSNAFAMPLTSPAFPMGPYRFINREFLIITYRTDMDRLREIVPEPLKVTQPLVHYEFIRMPDSTGFGDYTESGQVIPVEFEGQPGGYTLAMYLNDHPPIAGGRELWGFPKKLAQPTLETHTDTLLGTLDYGPVRVATGTMGYKHKDLDLVEQQQRLAGANYLLKIIPHVDGSPRICELVRYYLQDIKMKGAWTGPASLHLAPHALAPVADLPVLEIVEARHLMADLTLGLGEVVYDYLAK
- a CDS encoding undecaprenyl-diphosphatase; this encodes MLNLNLAAFAALNAGSHPQPAVANLAIFAAVWLVFIVPALLLAVWLAGTRPVRRQAIAAGLAACVALLLAQLISSVWYSPRPFAIGLGTQLIPHAADGSFPSNHMTFVWSVASALWLSRSTRALGIAMAIDALLVAWGRVYAGVHWPLDMLGGVFTGTAGALLVRCYGGMLVARLERIGETLRMVVLGNLRGR
- a CDS encoding siderophore-interacting protein, coding for MQNPTERAVTRVRHTLKRRELTVSRITRVTPHLLRVTLTGEDLDDFVSASFDDHVKVFFPAPGETEAPKPVLGPNGLELPEGAPRPIMRDFTPRRYDREARELDLEFVLHHPGPASQWAEQAAVGQTLAIGGPRGSFVVPTDFDWHLLIGDDTALPAIARRLGELPTGTRAAVVVEVADASAHIEFESRAEVYTIWRYRDDPAAAGAEAGAQFVEALSELPLPNGDGYVWAAGEAAAMRAVRRHLCDTRGVHKSRIRASAYWKRGAEGVHESLDD
- a CDS encoding PadR family transcriptional regulator — protein: MAGGRRGGGRHGFGGFPEGFGGPGGPGGFGFDDPRMPRGRQFNSDDLQLMLLSLLAAQPSHGYELIKALDTRSQGFYVPSPGMVYPALTYLEEVGYVTVEVDGNRKRYALAEAGREHLEAQRERVELLFAKLEHLGRKMEFMRRAFAGQGQGEAGEDTPEGGWLPEYVEARLALKHLLFRKSAVSPDEQRRIAAILRRTTAEIEGKPEAAPNAAPDA
- a CDS encoding cold-shock protein; protein product: MDTGIVKWFNDSKGFGFITPDNGGDDLFAHFSEVSGDGFKTLAENQKVSFETKRGPKGMQAANIKPL
- a CDS encoding transglutaminase-like domain-containing protein, which codes for MKLRVGYELSYECPQPTPMMLMLHTHFSHARDIVVADILVTDPPLPISQYRDSFGNLCSRTVAPIGRVKFHTTAIINVPDVMETRPAGGRGHPVEQLPDETLIFLLGSRYCETDLLVDTAWQLFGHCAPGRETVLAICDFVHQHIEFDYGHARPTKTAWEAYRERKGVCRDFAHLGVALCRAMNIPARYCTGYISDVGLPPATAPMDFAGWFEAYVGDSWQTFDPRNNAPRIGRVLMAYGRDAVDVAISNAFGPAVLTHFEVHCDRE